Within Nitrospira sp. MA-1, the genomic segment CAGGGCTTGTTTGAGCTGTGAGGCATCTCCAAGGAAAGGAGGTACAGGTTCAAACTCCGTCTGCAGATGGATACCGCCTTCGTGAGCTAACACGGACAACTCGCTCACGACGTCTTCGACAAGAGGCGGGAGGTCAAGAGTTTGCAGCGCGAGTGGTGGGCGGTCGCCGGCGAATTGTGCGAGAGTAAGGAGGGATTTGGTCATGGCGGTGAGTCGATCGACTTCAGCCAGGTTGGAGAGAATAGTCTCCCGGTATTCCTCTCCCGACCGTGCCCGCTGCAAGCTGACCTCAAAATTGCCTTTCATTGCCGTTAACGGGGTTTTCAGTTCATGGGCCGCATCGGCCACGAAGCGACGTTGTCCTTCGAAGACCTGCTGCAAGCGGTCCAACATGCCATTAAAGGTGTGGGCGAGGCGTTGAAATTCCGCGTAGGGGGAGGTGAGTGTGAGACGGGTGGAGAGTGTCTGTCCGGAAATGGTTTCCGCTGTCTGACTCAAGGCCTTGACCGGTGCCAGGGCTTCACCGGCCAAACGTCCGCTTCCCCACCAGGCAAACAAGAGCGAGATGGCGGAGGCCCCACAGAGAAGCCATGCCAACCACTGAAGAGTTTCCTCGACAAATTGTAAAGATTTTTCCGTTTGTAAAATGAATCGTCCGTGGTCCTCGATGGCAAGAGGAATCGAGATGCGGCGAATGGGGGACCGGCCTGGTTCGTGAAACGTTTCGAAGACCGTTTCCCCTTTAAGAGCCTGAGCGATGACCTGAGACGCCACTGGAATCCGGTTCTCGGTGCTCCGCCCACTCCAGAGAATACGGCCGGTGGGATCCAGGATGGCGCTGTAACGGATGGCCTGCTGTAATTCATCTTCGTCATCAAATTCTTCTCGTTCGTCTTCTTCATCCTCTTTGTTCCCCTCATCTTGCCGGTGAGAGGACACTTCCACATGGTCGGTGGCCAGGTCCACCCGATAACTTTCCTCTTCGGCGAGTGCGACCAATTCTTCATCGATATGACCGTGCAAAATGGTCGAAAATCCAAGGTAGAGGAGCAGGCTAAAGAGGCCTAGGAGGATGACGATGAAGCCCAAGGCGACGAGACGAATGCGAGTGCGAAAGGCCTGCATGGGTTAGGCATCCGGGATCTTTAAGACGTAACCGATCCCCCGTACGGT encodes:
- a CDS encoding heavy metal sensor histidine kinase yields the protein MQAFRTRIRLVALGFIVILLGLFSLLLYLGFSTILHGHIDEELVALAEEESYRVDLATDHVEVSSHRQDEGNKEDEEDEREEFDDEDELQQAIRYSAILDPTGRILWSGRSTENRIPVASQVIAQALKGETVFETFHEPGRSPIRRISIPLAIEDHGRFILQTEKSLQFVEETLQWLAWLLCGASAISLLFAWWGSGRLAGEALAPVKALSQTAETISGQTLSTRLTLTSPYAEFQRLAHTFNGMLDRLQQVFEGQRRFVADAAHELKTPLTAMKGNFEVSLQRARSGEEYRETILSNLAEVDRLTAMTKSLLTLAQFAGDRPPLALQTLDLPPLVEDVVSELSVLAHEGGIHLQTEFEPVPPFLGDASQLKQALINLLDNALRHTPSDGTITVRVRFHEGSIRLSVEDSGPGIDSQHLPHLFERFYRIDQARDRHSGGTGLGLAIVKEIVEAHGGTIHAQSQVGYGTTFTITFPTGKNHR